In Thermodesulfovibrionales bacterium, the genomic window AGGGCGATGATGAGGCGTACCCTGGCGGATGCACACATTACCTGCCGTACCTGTCGTCCAGTCTTCTGATGTCGTCTTCTCCCACGTATTCACCGTTCTGGACCTCGATAATTTCGAGAGGCACCTTCCCGGGGTTTTCGAGCCTGTGAAGTGTAGATTTCGGCACATAGGCGCTTTCGTTTTCGTGGATGAAGATGTCCCTGTCGCCGATGGTGACTTTGGCGGTGCCCTTCACCACAATCCAGTGTTCGCTCCTGTGATGGTGCATCTGGAGGCTCAGCCTCTCCTCGGGCTTTACCATGATCCGCTTTATCTTGTATCGGTCGCCCTCTTCGAGGACCGTGAATTCTCCCCAGGGGCGGTAAATCGTCCGGTGCTCTTCGGCCTCTATCC contains:
- a CDS encoding cupin domain-containing protein, which translates into the protein IEAEEHRTIYRPWGEFTVLEEGDRYKIKRIMVKPEERLSLQMHHHRSEHWIVVKGTAKVTIGDRDIFIHENESAYVPKSTLHRLENPGKVPLEIIEVQNGEYVGEDDIRRLDDRYGR